One Chloroflexota bacterium genomic window carries:
- a CDS encoding NAD(P)-dependent oxidoreductase, protein MLSTWLKQRQADGTPIRIGATGAGWMGSGFVAQVRHVPGMEVSILADADVGAARRAFLNSGIAGDAVVECHNPEQAMDAIRAGKRVVTGDYTLAARVDAIDIVTDVTPSPASGAETAYAGIQHGKDVVLVNIEADVTVGRALKQLAAEAGVLYSVSSGDEPGCLMELWEFVHLLNFEPVVIGKGKNNPLDPSATPDTVAEAARRANKDAYQTASYVDGTKTMFEMSCAANATGCLPMQRGMIGPEATLETVTDLFMLEEDGGIARFPGAVDFVQGKSMAGGVFVTCRVDDARIADDLKYLKVGNGKYSTFFRPFHLWFIEAPISFARAYLDRQVTLVPLDQPVAENMTVAKRDLSAGETMDDFGGYLFRGVMDRADAALELNALPAGLAPGATMLNAVAQDQIVTWDDVQLDENSTLVKLRRIQDGTCV, encoded by the coding sequence ATGCTATCAACATGGTTGAAACAACGCCAGGCGGACGGTACGCCGATCCGCATCGGTGCCACAGGCGCCGGCTGGATGGGAAGTGGTTTCGTTGCCCAGGTAAGACACGTTCCAGGTATGGAGGTATCGATACTGGCTGATGCGGACGTGGGCGCGGCGCGGCGGGCTTTTTTGAATAGTGGCATCGCCGGGGATGCCGTTGTCGAGTGCCACAACCCCGAACAGGCCATGGACGCTATCCGCGCCGGCAAAAGAGTCGTTACCGGCGACTACACCCTGGCCGCCAGGGTAGACGCGATAGACATCGTAACCGATGTGACTCCCTCGCCAGCCTCCGGCGCGGAGACGGCTTACGCCGGGATTCAACATGGCAAGGATGTCGTGCTCGTCAATATCGAAGCCGATGTGACCGTAGGACGGGCACTGAAGCAACTGGCCGCTGAGGCAGGCGTGCTCTACAGCGTCTCTTCCGGAGACGAGCCGGGCTGCCTGATGGAACTCTGGGAGTTCGTGCATTTACTGAATTTCGAGCCCGTTGTGATTGGCAAGGGGAAGAACAATCCCCTGGACCCCAGTGCTACCCCGGACACGGTTGCCGAGGCGGCCCGTCGAGCCAACAAGGACGCCTACCAGACCGCCTCCTACGTGGATGGCACGAAGACCATGTTTGAGATGAGCTGTGCGGCCAATGCCACCGGGTGTTTGCCCATGCAACGGGGCATGATCGGTCCCGAAGCCACCCTGGAAACGGTGACCGATCTCTTCATGCTGGAAGAGGATGGCGGTATTGCACGCTTTCCCGGCGCAGTCGATTTCGTGCAGGGCAAATCGATGGCGGGTGGCGTCTTCGTGACCTGCCGGGTGGATGATGCGCGCATCGCCGATGATCTGAAGTATCTTAAGGTGGGCAATGGGAAATATTCGACCTTTTTCCGCCCCTTCCATCTCTGGTTCATCGAAGCACCAATCTCTTTCGCCAGAGCATATCTGGATCGCCAGGTGACACTGGTGCCTCTGGATCAACCTGTCGCGGAAAACATGACCGTTGCCAAGCGTGATCTGAGCGCCGGCGAGACCATGGATGACTTCGGCGGCTACCTGTTTCGCGGCGTGATGGATCGGGCTGACGCAGCGCTCGAGTTGAATGCCTTGCCGGCCGGCCTGGCACCCGGCGCCACCATGCTCAACGCTGTGGCTCAAGATCAGATCGTCACCTGGGACGATGTACAGCTTGACGAGAATAGCACGCTGGTCAAGCTGCGGCGGATTCAGGACGGGACTTGCGTATGA
- a CDS encoding thiamine pyrophosphate-dependent dehydrogenase E1 component subunit alpha: MTLTAEKKHDLLRQMYTIRAFEEMAEQLYTMGKIHGTMHLSIGMEASAVGAVAALQDDDFILSTHRGHGHCIAKNADLNLMMAEFMGKETGYCRGRGGSMHIADVDGGNLGANGVVGGGIPIAVGVGLSQKMQKTGRICLSFFGDGAANLGPFHEALNMAAIWTLPVVFVCENNQYAMSYSAKKAFAIDKISDRAAAYGMPGETVDGNDLMAVYTAVRRAVDRARDGGGPSLIESSTYRWRGHSKSDANRYRSKAEIEEWRAKDPIARFRQQLIDAGELDDQGADAIMQAASGAIDTAVEFADSSPEPDLATIEDGVYA, encoded by the coding sequence ATGACCTTAACTGCCGAAAAAAAGCACGATCTTTTGAGACAGATGTATACGATTCGCGCCTTTGAAGAGATGGCTGAACAACTGTACACGATGGGAAAGATCCACGGTACCATGCATCTTTCCATCGGTATGGAAGCATCGGCGGTTGGCGCTGTTGCCGCGTTACAGGATGATGACTTTATTTTGAGCACCCACCGGGGCCACGGTCACTGTATCGCCAAAAACGCCGACCTGAATCTCATGATGGCGGAGTTCATGGGCAAAGAAACGGGCTACTGCCGTGGCCGCGGCGGCTCGATGCACATCGCCGACGTCGATGGCGGCAATCTGGGCGCCAACGGCGTTGTTGGCGGGGGCATCCCCATTGCCGTTGGGGTGGGCTTGAGCCAGAAAATGCAAAAAACCGGCAGGATTTGCCTCAGCTTTTTCGGCGACGGTGCGGCCAACCTCGGCCCCTTTCACGAGGCGCTCAATATGGCCGCCATCTGGACGTTGCCGGTGGTCTTTGTCTGCGAAAACAACCAGTATGCCATGTCCTATTCGGCCAAAAAAGCTTTTGCCATTGATAAGATATCCGATCGCGCTGCGGCCTACGGCATGCCTGGCGAAACGGTCGATGGCAACGACCTGATGGCCGTCTATACAGCCGTGCGTCGGGCCGTTGACCGGGCTCGTGACGGGGGTGGGCCATCGTTGATTGAATCCAGTACCTATCGATGGCGCGGCCATTCCAAGAGCGACGCCAATCGTTATCGAAGCAAAGCGGAGATCGAGGAATGGCGGGCCAAAGACCCGATAGCGCGCTTTCGACAGCAGTTGATCGATGCAGGTGAACTGGACGACCAGGGGGCCGACGCGATCATGCAGGCAGCTTCTGGCGCGATCGACACAGCCGTCGAATTCGCGGACTCCAGCCCGGAACCGGACCTCGCGACCATCGAGGATGGCGTGTATGCCTAG
- a CDS encoding alpha-ketoacid dehydrogenase subunit beta — translation MPRELTYLEAVREALQQEMRRDERVFVIGEDVGVYGGAFGVTRGMVEEFGEERIIDTPISELGIAGAITGAALTGMRPVGEIMFMDFTTLAAEQLVNQAAKIRFMFGGNATVPFVLRTPAGSGTGAAAQHSQSLENWFVHVPGLKVVMPSTPYDAKGLLVASIRDDNPVMFIENKLLYKSRGPVPEEIYTLPLSVSEVKREGRDVTIVATAIMVQRALEAARQLAEMGIEVEVVDPRTLKPLDRQPIIASVIKTGRVLIVHEACKTGGFGGELAAVIAGSEAFDFLDAPIIRLAGRDMPIPYNRTLEYHTVPQVDDIVQAARKLAEGSV, via the coding sequence ATGCCTAGAGAACTGACCTACCTGGAAGCGGTGCGCGAAGCTCTGCAGCAGGAGATGCGCAGGGATGAAAGAGTCTTCGTCATCGGCGAGGATGTGGGTGTCTACGGCGGCGCCTTCGGTGTGACCCGCGGCATGGTTGAGGAGTTCGGCGAGGAACGGATCATCGACACGCCGATCAGCGAGCTGGGCATCGCCGGCGCGATCACAGGTGCAGCGCTGACCGGAATGCGTCCTGTCGGCGAGATCATGTTCATGGATTTCACCACCCTGGCGGCTGAGCAGTTGGTCAATCAGGCTGCCAAGATCCGTTTCATGTTCGGCGGCAACGCCACTGTTCCCTTCGTCCTGCGAACGCCTGCGGGATCGGGCACCGGTGCAGCCGCCCAACATTCCCAGAGTCTGGAGAACTGGTTCGTGCATGTGCCTGGTTTGAAGGTAGTCATGCCCAGCACGCCATATGATGCCAAGGGTCTGCTGGTGGCTTCCATTCGGGACGATAATCCGGTCATGTTTATCGAAAACAAGCTGCTTTATAAGTCCAGAGGGCCTGTACCGGAGGAGATCTACACCCTGCCGCTCAGCGTATCGGAGGTGAAGAGAGAAGGCCGCGATGTGACAATAGTGGCGACTGCGATCATGGTACAGCGTGCCCTGGAGGCTGCCCGGCAGTTGGCTGAGATGGGCATCGAGGTTGAGGTTGTCGATCCGCGCACATTGAAGCCTCTGGATCGGCAGCCAATCATCGCTTCGGTCATCAAGACCGGCCGCGTATTGATTGTGCATGAGGCCTGCAAGACAGGTGGCTTTGGTGGTGAATTGGCCGCGGTGATCGCCGGGAGTGAAGCCTTCGATTTTCTCGATGCTCCCATCATCCGGCTGGCGGGCCGGGACATGCCAATTCCCTACAACCGCACTTTGGAGTACCATACAGTGCCTCAGGTCGACGATATTGTCCAGGCGGCCCGGAAGCTGGCCGAAGGCAGCGTATGA
- a CDS encoding dihydrolipoamide acetyltransferase family protein — protein MATSVIMPKLEMSQETATVIEWLVEEGQAVDKGAALLEVETDKITVEVESPASGLLAGICVQSGEVVPVTSVIAYILEPGEQLPTANEGPMGSPAAERNINVTPVAARLAEAQGVDMAAVTGTGAGGRITKADVESAVARAQPSGTGVTEEPRPRATPAARRTARETGVNLAGVGGTGPRDRIQVSDVAAVAAMAGRPPIDRQPASVVPLEGMRLRIAQRLTESYQNTPHVTFTVDVDMTAALMARQSLNRRAEVQERPRISVTALLVQVCAWALKRHPRLNASLQGQEIHLHSKVNVGVAVALDEGLIVPVIQQADQLSVSEISLKLADLTERARSGQLLPDDVAAGTFTISNLGMFRIDHFTAIINPPQCAILAVGRISKRPVVEEGQGDDQLVIRPVMTMTLSVDHRLVDGAAAARFLTDLVDALEAPVLML, from the coding sequence GTGGCAACCTCTGTAATCATGCCCAAGCTGGAGATGTCCCAGGAGACGGCAACCGTTATCGAATGGTTGGTCGAGGAGGGACAGGCGGTTGACAAGGGTGCGGCACTTCTGGAGGTCGAGACCGACAAGATCACGGTCGAGGTCGAGTCGCCCGCGTCGGGACTGCTGGCAGGCATTTGCGTGCAATCGGGGGAGGTCGTTCCCGTCACGTCGGTCATCGCCTACATTCTCGAGCCCGGTGAGCAACTGCCCACGGCCAACGAGGGGCCGATGGGGTCACCTGCTGCGGAACGAAACATCAATGTAACCCCCGTGGCCGCGCGACTGGCCGAAGCACAGGGCGTTGACATGGCCGCTGTAACAGGCACCGGGGCAGGTGGGCGAATCACGAAAGCGGACGTCGAATCCGCCGTGGCTCGTGCTCAGCCATCCGGCACCGGGGTAACGGAAGAACCCAGGCCACGGGCCACGCCGGCAGCCCGGCGGACCGCTCGGGAGACCGGCGTCAACCTGGCAGGCGTTGGTGGTACGGGACCACGCGACCGGATCCAGGTTTCCGATGTCGCGGCAGTTGCAGCCATGGCCGGCCGGCCGCCAATCGACAGGCAGCCAGCCAGCGTGGTTCCGCTGGAGGGGATGCGTCTCAGGATTGCTCAGCGCCTGACCGAGAGCTATCAGAACACCCCCCATGTCACGTTTACGGTCGACGTGGATATGACTGCCGCGTTGATGGCACGCCAATCCTTGAACCGGCGGGCTGAGGTGCAGGAACGCCCCCGTATCTCAGTGACCGCATTACTGGTCCAGGTCTGCGCCTGGGCGCTGAAGCGACATCCCCGGCTCAATGCATCGCTCCAGGGCCAGGAGATACATCTCCACTCGAAGGTGAACGTCGGTGTGGCAGTTGCACTCGACGAGGGCCTGATCGTACCCGTGATCCAGCAGGCGGATCAGCTGTCGGTGAGCGAGATTTCCCTGAAGCTGGCCGACCTGACGGAACGCGCCCGCTCGGGCCAACTCCTCCCCGATGATGTCGCCGCAGGTACCTTCACCATCAGCAACCTGGGCATGTTTCGAATCGATCACTTCACGGCAATTATCAACCCTCCCCAGTGCGCCATATTGGCTGTGGGTCGGATTTCCAAGCGGCCGGTCGTCGAAGAAGGGCAGGGCGACGATCAATTGGTGATTCGACCGGTGATGACGATGACCCTTTCGGTCGATCATCGACTGGTGGACGGCGCGGCGGCGGCTCGATTCCTGACCGATCTTGTCGACGCGTTGGAGGCTCCGGTTCTGATGCTGTGA
- a CDS encoding sugar phosphate isomerase/epimerase, whose translation MRIGVFTALWGNLSFEQAIDMAVASGVSAVEIGAGGYPGVPHCPVDALLESETARSEYLGAIHSRGLILSALSIHNNPVHPDPAVAAEADETFKKAVRLAQLLEVPVLNTFSGLPAGSPDDKMPNWVTCPWPPHFLEILDYQWNDVTIPYWQGAAKYAEDFGIKVAFEMHPGMLVYNVETLLKLRDAAGPVLGCNFDPSHLWWNGVDPVAAIRKLGDAIFHVHGKDVYVDNINIAVNGCNDNKPYDQILDRAWTFRSIGYGHGADAWKDIVSALRLVGYDYVISIEHEDALMSQAEGLGKGIALLQEACVFEEAGEMFWA comes from the coding sequence ATGCGAATCGGCGTATTCACCGCCCTATGGGGCAATCTTTCCTTTGAGCAAGCCATCGACATGGCGGTGGCATCGGGTGTTTCGGCAGTTGAAATCGGTGCCGGTGGCTATCCGGGCGTTCCCCATTGCCCGGTGGATGCGCTTCTGGAAAGCGAGACAGCTCGATCTGAGTACCTGGGCGCAATTCACTCGCGCGGCTTGATTCTCAGCGCTTTGAGCATCCACAACAACCCGGTCCATCCTGATCCGGCGGTTGCAGCCGAGGCGGACGAGACGTTCAAGAAGGCTGTGCGTCTGGCACAGTTATTGGAAGTGCCGGTGCTAAACACCTTTTCGGGCCTGCCTGCCGGCTCGCCTGACGACAAGATGCCTAACTGGGTGACCTGTCCATGGCCGCCCCATTTTCTGGAGATTCTCGATTACCAGTGGAATGACGTGACTATTCCCTATTGGCAAGGCGCCGCCAAATACGCCGAGGATTTCGGAATCAAGGTGGCTTTCGAGATGCATCCCGGCATGCTGGTTTACAATGTGGAGACCTTGCTGAAGCTGCGCGATGCGGCAGGCCCCGTGCTCGGCTGCAATTTCGATCCCAGCCATCTCTGGTGGAACGGAGTCGACCCGGTGGCGGCCATTCGCAAGCTGGGCGATGCCATCTTCCACGTCCACGGCAAGGATGTCTACGTCGACAACATCAATATCGCGGTCAATGGTTGTAACGACAACAAACCGTACGATCAGATCCTGGACCGGGCCTGGACCTTTCGCAGCATCGGCTATGGACATGGTGCCGACGCCTGGAAGGATATTGTCAGCGCGTTGCGGCTGGTGGGCTATGACTATGTCATTTCCATCGAGCACGAGGATGCCTTGATGTCGCAGGCAGAGGGTCTGGGCAAGGGCATTGCCCTGCTGCAGGAAGCCTGTGTATTCGAAGAGGCGGGCGAGATGTTCTGGGCCTGA
- a CDS encoding GntR family transcriptional regulator has product MSVQPDPTFASSTENTADSSLLLRDLAYQHIKDAIQQSDVQPGEPISETRLSSELGISRTPVREALQILAQEGLIQIIPGRAITVAAPSLRDVQDAIHVRFLLEPELARLAARNISEEQLQTLAAAQQELERAVAEQNRVTWTRVDNVWHETISAACPNKLLGDLALQIRNRVSFLSIDAQGNWDRLASCTAEHREIVEMIAAGDSEGAEEAASAHLGNYRENIFQRLSHH; this is encoded by the coding sequence TTGAGCGTTCAGCCTGACCCCACCTTCGCCTCTTCCACGGAAAACACCGCCGACTCATCTCTTCTTCTCCGTGATCTGGCCTATCAGCATATCAAGGATGCGATTCAACAATCCGATGTTCAACCGGGTGAGCCCATTTCCGAGACGCGCCTGTCGAGCGAGCTGGGCATCAGCCGGACGCCGGTGCGTGAGGCGCTTCAGATCCTGGCCCAGGAGGGATTGATTCAGATCATCCCTGGACGGGCGATCACTGTGGCAGCACCCTCACTGCGAGATGTCCAGGATGCGATCCACGTGCGTTTTCTTCTGGAGCCTGAACTGGCTCGTCTCGCTGCCAGGAATATCAGCGAGGAACAGCTTCAGACGCTGGCAGCAGCGCAACAGGAACTGGAACGGGCGGTTGCCGAACAAAATCGGGTAACCTGGACCAGGGTGGACAATGTCTGGCACGAGACGATATCTGCTGCGTGCCCCAATAAACTGTTGGGAGACCTGGCGTTACAGATCCGCAACCGGGTCTCTTTTTTGTCGATAGATGCCCAGGGAAACTGGGACCGACTCGCGAGTTGCACCGCTGAACATCGCGAGATTGTCGAGATGATCGCTGCAGGCGATTCCGAAGGCGCTGAGGAGGCTGCCAGCGCCCACCTCGGCAATTACCGGGAAAACATCTTCCAGAGATTGAGCCATCACTGA